Part of the Oncorhynchus clarkii lewisi isolate Uvic-CL-2024 unplaced genomic scaffold, UVic_Ocla_1.0 unplaced_contig_2913_pilon_pilon, whole genome shotgun sequence genome is shown below.
AAGCAAACATTTGAGTTGTGTTCTTCCTCCTTTTTAATCAATCATAATTTGTCAAATACCTTACAGGTTGTTTTGCCTATTGATGGCAGCTGTGGGCATACAAGCACACCAGCCACATTCTATAAGTATGCATTTTGCACCCTGCAAATTTAAGCACTAAGCGTTtgacaatattttatttttaactaaCCTTTCCTATTCCAGATGACCTCAACGCTGAATGCCTTGGTAACGTTATTCGTTTGAGTGTCGCTCCTCTTTTTGAAGAGGTTGATGCTGTCTTCAGTGAGTTTGCCTCTTTatgattctctttctctcctttcataATTCATGGCTTGATATTGCTTGTCAACTATTGTGTTCACACCATCTCCATCCCTTCCAGATGACACACAAATCATAAACCTGACGCCTGGCCTTGCTACTCAGTGTGGATTCAGCTTTAAATTTGGCCCATGGGGAATGCCATGTTTTTTGCTTCTCTTCAAAACTGCTTTTCCCAAAACATGGTAACCCTAAGAACTGTAGTGTTTGCTTGTACTTCAAATGGACATTTGCCTTTCGTGTCACTGCATTTGCAACTCGTACTGTAGCAATGTAATTTTATTTACCTTTGACatggagtcatgctgagaccaggCTCTTTTGCAGATGAGCCCTGTATACACAAAGATACAAGTCAATATTTGCATCACTAGATGGAAATAATTaaacacattcttcagtaaaaaggtCCTCAATAAGCCTGAGTTGTTGCCGTAGAGGTGCTAATACATACAATTTAGCGCATGGAGGTTATTAGAAGTACGGTTCCAGAAACATCGACGCAGTTTGACTTAACTCTGTGGATATCAAAAGGATCTCCATTGTTAGCCACCCCTGGGTCTGGGTCTCTTACCTCTTAGTTAACGATGACGTAAGGTACCGCAGAAGTTTATGGAGGGCTTTCAGAGGGCCAGCCAACTTTCTGATACAGACTGCAGTGATGTGAACTATTGAGCTCTTCTCCTGTAGTgtggcttcaatacagtggcagctgcattcatatagCCAATTTTGCCACAGTCTATAACTTGCATGAATGTCACCTGAATTTAGTTTTTTgcaatatagtgaaggcttttttcTCTTCCCCCTTCATTTTAGGATGATAAGATGTTCAGCTTGGTCATGCAGTTCAGGCTGCCAGGAAACCACATGACTGAAGACCCTGTGTATAGAGTGGGAAAAACTTGTAGCTACACCCCCTGGACCTCCCGAGAGATTCTGTGTGACCGCAACTACATGGAGGCAAGTGAGCAGAGCATGCCCCAATGGACATGTTTACAGTTGCGCTTGTCGTACTGCCTGTATAAATGATCTGTCTTAGAGCTACAACTGTCCAGTGTTTTCACTTCTTCTGCAACACAACCTAGAGGTCTTGACTCTCAATTCCACTCGCCTCTTCAAAATGCACATAGGAGAACTTTAGAGGTGAGGAATTTTGGCCTATTCTCAATGCATTTAAGGAGGGGAGTGGACAGATTGAGAACTGGCCCTTGATTTCCTATTGTATGGGAGGGAGAAAATGCATAGGGAATAATGGCCTTCTCTAGGTGTCTGTCAGAAGGACTCTTCCAGACATCCAAACCGTCCCCGAACAGACCACTGGGGGCCCGAAAGCAAAGAGCGGCAACTTCCGTAGAGGAGCTGAGGTAGCCATATTTCAGTTTCTGTAATTTCACTACAACATGACAGGATGGCGCTAAACAATGTGCGTTTGTTGACAATTTTGTTTAATTCATGTTTCCATTTCCTGAGACAGGCTGTTGCTTCAGGATACAAAATGACAGCAGTCGTCTTTAGTCCTAGCAAGAATGTCATGAATGTGGATGAGGTCCAAAGAAAGGGCTATGCAATAGCCAACACTCCCACACGGCTGGTGTTAAGAAGCCCTCATAATGCAGAGGAGACATACCTCCAGAATGTAAGCTGACCTCCATgaactgggtcatgttcagtagagcAAACATTTGGAAACGGTGGCCCTACCTGAACTCTGCAACATATTGTTAATacggtgtgccctactgaacatggCCCTGATGTGGTTGCCCCCTGAACAGGTAGCTGGGGTTCCGATGCGGGTGCTCTCAACCTCAACCTTCTTTGAGCAGAAGTGGCTGGTTACTCGAGTAGATGCCACAGCTGTTTGTCCAACACCAGGTTGAGTGTAATAATTTAAGATCCTATAAGCCCAGTTCTTAATTGGCTCCAGACAAGACTTTCATGTAGTGTTCAGTTGGGAAAATGTTCTGTTTTGATGTGCCCTTGGCTTCTTGTTTCACTGCAGAGGCAGTGGCCTTTACTCCAGAAGTGATCACCTGGTACATGCCCAAGCACATAGACCCACTTTTCTCCTCTGATGCCTTCACCATGTTGGAGGTGTACATGGGAATTGACGCTAAGAGGCTGGACACTGAGGAAATGGCTGCCAGAAACTACTCTGTTTTAGTCACAGAGGCTCATATTATTGTTGAAATTCCGGTGGGGGCGGTTGGCGGCTATTTCAAGGTCCGCATTGGATtagtaaaatgttcctgtttaaTTTCTGTCTTATTTGTAGAGCCCTTTTTACTACAGCAGTTGTCAGTGCTTTGCAGTAACCCTTTGCCATCTCTCATGGGTAAACTCCTAGAAAGGTTGTCTTGTGTAAAATGTTTCTTATTGAGCAATTGTCTGCTTAATCAGGCTAATATACAATGGATTGCAGAATTGTGTGAATTTTGCATGAAATTACATTTAAACATACTCTACCGCTTGTCTTTGCAGTTTGTCCTTTAGCCGCTTGAAATTTGAGACCAAATATCCACACTAAAGTATTGTTTACCTGACTTTTTAGGTAGCCGGTAGCTTTGCCACTGTCAACTGAATGCAAGGAACACTCGGCTGCTGTTTACATATTGTGCAAGTGTTTACTTTACGTGTCAGTTGCTCTGAAAATGCACACCGCCGGAAATGCAAGTTGACAACCATACACCTACCAGCTCTCTAAAGTCTGGTAACCAATACTTTCCTTTGGATATTTTGTCTTAAATTACGAGCGGCAAAAAGACAAGCGGTAGAATAATTGTATTTAACAGTCTGGCTCATAAGGAACATTTACCTTTTTTTGCACTCCAattgtgtattacagcctgacTGCATCACTCGTCTCCCTTACAGAGCCATATTCAGGATGACCAGTACTTTGTCACTTACACCATTGAGCCCATGCTTGAGTTGCTGTGGATCGAGGAGGTCGCACACGAGGACACCAGCTATAAAGTCCTCTTCCCTATCACAACACCTCTGATGGCCAGGCCTCCACAAGTTCGCAACTGTGAGTCTGGTTTAGTTAAATAGTGCCTATGGTAATTTGGGATGCCTGGGTTGTTCATTAGGCACAAAACAGAAGGAAATGTACTGAAACGGGGAGGCAATACCTGGACTTACCCAATAACAAATGTAAATGTTCAACTTCCATTGTACCGCATTTCAAAATGTTTTCCTTTGTTTGCCAATGAACAGACACGCCCTTAGACACAGTTCCTGAGCAGGCAGTGTTTGTGCTTGAGTTGGGGACCTTCAACCTTGATGTGGAGCTGCTGAACATCACCTTTCCCACCATGGTGCTAACTGTTGCAGAGTGCAACGCCAGGGGTTTCAATGTTCGGGAGCAGAGATCCCCGGACAACACCTTGAAGACCTTCAGGCTGGAGGTGCCCTTCTCAGACCCGGTGGTCTTCAAGGAGGTGTGTTTCTGTTAAATGCAAAGCCACACGCAGTGATTTGTACATGCCCTAATAAGTGGGCCACCAACAAAATATAAATAATGGCACAGATGtattttgtatccctcatttactcaagtgtttccactATTTTGGCAGTTGTGTGCATTTGATGTAGAGGAATGAGGGCAACGTTACTTTAAGTAAATAGTTTGTTTTAATAGTACCCATATGTACTTAGTTGTCAGTTGATGTTGAATAGCGTTCTGTTACAACAATAATGCTGCCCAATTGACCGATGCTTTTAACTTCACTACAGAGAAGGGCGGAACAAGGTGTCACAACCTTCACTCTTCAGCTGATCTACGGCCTGGTCATCTTTCCAGAGTACGCgcctttctctcactctgccGTTGTGGACGCTGTACTGCTGGACATTGGTATGTCTCTGGACTACTCCAAACTACTGTTGAATGGTTTCCTCTCGTTAATGATTGCCCTGAAAGGAAATTGGCAGTGAAAGCCCAACTAGCCATACTGTAGGGTTTTCCTATGCGGTCTCTCTACAAAGAAAATGTTAAGCTTTAGAGTAGTTGGACCCAGTTGTCCTGTTCCTGATTTGCCAGGATCGTTTTTATTCAGTCccaccgtagcaaaacattttgcaatctAAACAAGGGTTTCGTCTTGGACAAGTTCAAGTAGTACCTTCCTGTTTTTTGTGCTTaattaatgaacacaaccctgtttGTCCTTGTAGTGCCACCTTCAGTCACTGGCAACTGTGATCAGGAGAACTTCCACATcactgtggactacaggaaccAAGAGCCCTTTTTTGTGGTCTTGGTTGGCAAGCGGCTGCTTAACCATGAGTTTgctcaacagtatttaacagagGGCGACACAGACTTCACCATCACGTTGCCCTTCTCTTCGCCGGACGCAGTGTTTGAGGTACGACTCTCTCCCAAAACATGTTAACCTAAATTGCTGCAGCTAGCCTCGCTTTCCTTACCCTGTGTACATGCATACAATATTGGACTAATGAACTCTCCCATTGGTTCCCAGTCAGTTCACTCGTCCTCTGTCAGGAGCAGACTGGATGTGGCTCTGTTGAATCCTTACAACAACATGACCATCAAATACTTTTCCCTGGCTTGCAGCTTCCTCAAAACGCTGACTGGTTGGTTCTCAAACAATTACTTCTGATAAATAGTCGTTTAACATGGTTACCAAACCTGGGTTCCTTGCAAATACTGTGAGTCTAATAGTAGTGCCAGATGGGCATGGTTTGCACTTTTGGTGCTATTCCATTGGTTCTACTGTGCTCGGCAAGCTCAATAAGTGTAACAAATACAGAACCCAGGTCTTTTGCTCCCCTACCTCCAAGAGTGTTTCTCTAACGGAACGATGACTGCGCTGGCGGTGAAGGTGGAGTCTGCTCCCGGTCTGAACCCCGGTCAGCTGACCCTGAGCGACCCCGCCTGTGGTCCCACCTACAGTGACGATCGCGTCGCCTACTTCCACTTCACTGTGAACTCCTGTGGCACCACCAGGAAGGTAAAATGACTATTACCCTGAGGTGATGGGTACTGTGTATTTACGGACTGTTTGCTTCTGCAGGCTGTAATAAGCAATTCCCCTCTACTACATAGTTTATCAACAATGTCATGCTGTATGAGAACGAAATCTCCTTGCCAGATGAACTTGAGGTGAAGCGGAATGCCACGACGTCTTCAGAGGAGGAATATCAGTAAGTGCATTACGCATCACAATTGTAGCTGTTACggggcattttttttttttaccaattgcTCAATACTTTGTATACAGGGAAAATGGGCCTCTACTACCAGTGTCCACTCCACTGCTTGAAGTTTCCCCTATTGAAGTTGCTCACATCCCTCTTTTTAGGTTAAAGGTTTCCTGCTACTATGTGGCCAACATCACTCGCACATTGGCCTTCCTGACCAGGCCGCGTGACAACGAGCCTTTTGCCGCGACTGGGACGGGTCGACTAATGGTCAGAATGAGACTCGCTCAGGGTAAGCGTGCACAAATTCAGAATTTCAACTTGACCCCTAGCCTCTAAAAGTATCTTGGAAGGTCTCCTTTACAAAACCATTCCCAAAAATCTAAGCCTTATGATATTCCTCTTGCTTTCTGAGATCTACAGGTGTGGCTATGGAGTAACGGTGAGGTGCGGATTTGGGAATTTGTTAGAAGCCTCTGGTGGGGGGTGGGTAGTGTTTGCTATAAATGGCTTGTGTTCATCGGGGCACAACAGGATATGATAAACGAGCATTTCTTAATGGACAAGTTCAGATGGTGCCCACTGAACACGACCCCCGGTTGTCTTGTTCTGTGTTCCAGACGCCTCGTATAACACGTTCCACCAGGAGGAGGACTATCCAGTGGTGAGGTACCTGAGACAGCCTCTGCACTTTGAGGTGGAGCTGACCACGTCCTCTGATCCCAAGGTAGCGCTGGTGCTTGACCACTGCTGGGCCACCGTCAACGAGGACCGCGACTCCCGACCCCGGTGGAATCTCATCATTAATGGGTAACATGTTGTTTTTGGGCCTAAACAAGTGTTAttccacaggtgtggttcctgagtaaTTAGCAACCTATCATGCTTGGCAGGCCATTTACTTTGGCTACCGTGGCTATGCCCCCATCCATAGGTCGAGTGGTCACAATGCTTAAAAACGATGTGAGCCATGTGCGGTCTGTCGCCAGATCTCCACCCAATTTAACACTTATGAGAGAATCTGGCGCGTGTTATCGCTGAGTAATCCCTGCAGTGTATCATTGGAGCTGCATCAAACGACTCTAAACCGCATTGTCTAAAAAGCATCTAAGAAATGTTTTGTACTGATGAGAAATAAAGGTCTTCACAACTTTATTCCACCTTTGCTTGTAAAACATATAAATGTTATCTAGTCTAAATAACAGGTTGGCTTGTTTTACAGTGATGCGGTACAAGGGAGCCATGTAAATCTAGTTTAGAAAGTATGGAATCCATGTTTGTCAAGCAAGAACTCCTAGAATGCTGTTCACTGCGCCCGTTGCCTGAGATCTTAACTCAGTTTGGCCACTTCAGCATGTGACTAATCTTTGTACTTGTTACGGTGTACACATGACAAGTAGTTTACAGGTAACTATTCAAAAAGCCAATTGTTGTCACCTCCCCAAATACAACCGTAGCACGAAAGCTAAACAGAGTTGCAAGATATAGCACAATCCATTATTGGGGGTTAAGTCCTTGGTGGAAGGTATTGTGAAGAGGATGATGCAGGAAATATTACTAAGATCTGGGAATTTATCAACAATAAATGGCGGAAGACAGTTTCTCTAAGCTATATACCCCTGGAAAGGGGGGTCTGATCTGGCAACCCTGAGGTACCATAGTTTACACTCTGATGCCGTGTTCAAATCAACTAACGATttcagtgcattcaagacaatGGGGTACTCCAGTTGCGATCACCATAAGTCTGACATGCGTGTACATGAACCTGACTGCATTGTATGGCGTTGGCATTAGCTCATATTCAGTACCAACTTCAAGTGTTTTACACacgtgtccattacaatctaggCAAGAATCAGAATGCATTAATAAAACGCTGAGTACATTATACTAACGGTACGCTACAGCAGAAACGACAACACGTTACACAGAAAATAAGACACTTTGATAGGCATGTTCACAGTTAATTGTAATGAAGGCAATAAATGTGCAAGGACTGTATACTTGATCTGGGGAAGTGCTTGGGCTTTCTTTTGAAGGAAAGTTTGTCCAGCTCATTAAATTCTCAAATCGAAATGGTctgcaacagtgaaatgggcGCCCTTTGTGAATGAGGCAAAATTAATGTTGAAACGGCCTATAGAAAAATCGCCTTGGACTGAGGTCAGCGCGGGTTGAATGTTGGAACGGTGAGTGCATTCTGACCACGTGCATAAAATCAACTCCCACTGGGGCGACTGTTTAAGATATTTGGAACTTGTGTGTGAAAAGGTTAATGTTGGCATTACCTACACCTTTTTACTCAATGTTATCCTTTTGGTTTGCTACAGTTCAGTGTTGTGCCAAGCTGATGGTCAGTCGACTGGAAATCAAGAGCGGCTGGCAAGCTTGGCTTGCCTTTCCGGTTGGTTTCAGACAACTGCTCTTAACACTGACTGAATAGTTGTTGGGTTTGGGTTGAATTCAGGCACAAGTGACCTCTTGTGTTTAAATCAGTTATTGCACTAAACCTAAAGGATGGTTCAGATGCCTGTGCAGCATGGATGTTTGAAACTGAATAGGATCAGTTGACAGGATCCCCAGAAGTTGATGCCACTTTCAATGGAATTTCCTGTCCTAGAGGAATGCGCTAATTTGGAGTTTCTAAACATGAACAAATACCACGGTCAAGTGTAGCAGCGTCTTGCTAAccttatttagctagctaatgttcgTATTAAAAAAATGTTACTAAATTTTTGATTTGGGTGAGCACTTTTCCACTGATGGACACGCTGGCCTAATTTTATCTCAAGAATTTAAATTGGGTTACTATTGAAAGATGACTTATTTTTCCTACATTGTAATGGGCTACAATGACTTTGACCATGATTATGCACGCTGCAAATGACACTTTATTTTGCGGGTGCCTTTTCAGTATCTGGATGCATGTTACACCAAGCATTGTAGTGAAGCAACTTTATTGGTCAAAACCATTCATTTGGGGGATCGGTTTGCAAATGCTATCAAATCACGCAATTTTACCATTTTTATGAAATGGTATCAAACCTAAATTTGGCAATGTGGACACGGAGTAACTTTACAGCTGTTTATTAAATCAGCAGTGTCATAGCAGTTTTTTAAAAAACCAGCTGAAAATGTTTTGTAGATCATAGGAAAAGACAACATTCACATGGCTGTGCACAAAATGGGTAGTTCAGATTTGTCACTTCAGCTGCAACTATCT
Proteins encoded:
- the LOC139401094 gene encoding uncharacterized protein yields the protein DDKMFSLVMQFRLPGNHMTEDPVYRVGKTCSYTPWTSREILCDRNYMEANIQTVPEQTTGGPKAKSGNFRRGAEAVASGYKMTAVVFSPSKNVMNVDEVQRKGYAIANTPTRLVLRSPHNAEETYLQNVAGVPMRVLSTSTFFEQKWLVTRVDATAVCPTPEAVAFTPEVITWYMPKHIDPLFSSDAFTMLEVYMGIDAKRLDTEEMAARNYSVLVTEAHIIVEIPVGAVGGYFKSHIQDDQYFVTYTIEPMLELLWIEEVAHEDTSYKVLFPITTPLMARPPQVRNYTVPEQAVFVLELGTFNLDVELLNITFPTMVLTVAECNARGFNVREQRSPDNTLKTFRLEVPFSDPVVFKERRAEQGVTTFTLQLIYGLVIFPEYAPFSHSAVVDAVLLDIVPPSVTGNCDQENFHITVDYRNQEPFFVVLVGKRLLNHEFAQQYLTEGDTDFTITLPFSSPDAVFESVHSSSVRSRLDVALLNPYNNMTIKYFSLACSFLKTLTECFSNGTMTALAVKVESAPGLNPGQLTLSDPACGPTYSDDRVAYFHFTVNSCGTTRKFINNVMLYENEISLPDELEVKRNATTSSEEEYQLKVSCYYVANITRTLAFLTRPRDNEPFAATGTGRLMVRMRLAQDASYNTFHQEEDYPVVRYLRQPLHFEVELTTSSDPKVALVLDHCWATVNEDRDSRPRWNLIINGCENPEDPYRVVFHPVVADARVHFPPHVKRFEAYMFSFAEDAVEPSGQVFVHCDVVICDASSPSGGPCSGQCVNQDNPKRG